The following proteins are encoded in a genomic region of Fusarium oxysporum f. sp. lycopersici 4287 chromosome 1, whole genome shotgun sequence:
- a CDS encoding DNA replication complex GINS protein SLD5: MDIDDILRQVDPTSHRIPSETRDLQALTRLWVAERSAPELLEWPTDGLFERVNARIKSQIEKVEDMTGDMDPKTNFALIVIQTELERYKFLVRSFLRARMAKIDKHTLHYLSTQELRDRMSPTEAAYATRHQALLHNHYLSSFLASFPQQLQNLNDTAGNISMIDSPDLDTAVFVRMLRDKDVYGKGTDDDITLPAKNGDVLILRWSSAKHMVDVGDAELV, translated from the exons ATGGATATCGACGACATTCTTCGCCAAGTTGACCCCACGTCTCACAGAATCCCCAGCGAAACACGCGACCTGCAAGCTTTGACGCGTCTCTGGGTTGCTGAGCGTTCAGCAcctgagcttcttga ATGGCCAACAGATGGCTTGTTCGAGCGCGTCAATGCACGCATCAAATCCCAGATCGAAAAGGTTGAGGATATGACAGGTGATATGGATCCAAAGACAAACTTTGCCCTCATCGTTATTCAGACTGAGCTTGAGAGGTACAAGTTCCTCGTTCGAAGTTTTCTTCGCGCTCGTATGGCAAAG ATCGATAAACACACCTTACATTACCTCTCAACCCAAGAGCTGAGAGACAGGATGTCTCCAACAGAAGCAGCCTATGCGACAAGGCATCAGGCTCTTCTGCACAATCACTATCTCTCATCCTTCCTGGCATCATTTCCGCAGCAACTGCAGAACCTCAATGACACTGCAGGCAACATCAGCATGATCGATTCGCCGGATCTAGATACGGCTGTCTTTGTCCGCATGCTAAGAGACAAGGACGTTTATGGCAAAGGGACCGACGATGATATCACTCTCCCTGCCAAGAATGGCGATGTGCTCATATTAAGATGGTCAAGTGCGAAGCACatggttgatgttggtgatgctgaaCTTGTCTGA
- a CDS encoding peptidylprolyl isomerase — MASDDDNRSQKRNHSEFRDDASDSSSDDDMGPQLPSQAPKKKRRVLPHEKLYVAALPKSPRYSKSLMHKEQILFATWTPLTEFLITSSIDGVVKFWKKIAQGIEFVKEFKAHNGEIKSVSVSKDGRSFATAGVDETVKIFDVITFDLLSMISLNYAPNCVCWVHSKGASLPLLAVSEETKPLIHIYDGRGEKEEAIHTIKGLHRKPVHLMAFNEAYDCVVSADEGGMLEYWRPSGDYEKPDGVFEYKSSTNLFDFKKAKSVPSCLSVSPNGKSLVAFSLPDRKIRIFDFAAAKLHREYDESLQVAEEMHRSGAGAAKLDNVEFGRRAAHERDIESQTLKYKSNVIFDESGNFIIYGSMLGIKVLNTYTNQVVKVYGKDENFRAVNIAIYQGAPQKKGVTTVEMGASSNPLLQEAETRDPILVATGVGKVRFYMFSNEEDISKSTRDVQNEKPMMLGNKKDAQTKKTETGTGAVIHTTYGDIHIRLFPDAAPKTVENFVTHSKNGYYNNTIFHRVIRKFMIQGGDPLGDGTGGESIWGREFEDEFSSLKHDKPYTVSMANAGPNTNASQFFITTEKTPWLDGKHTIFGRATQGFDIIHKIENVRTHKEKPEEDIKVLNIDII; from the exons ATGGCCTCAGATGATGACAATCGCTCACAGAAGCGTAACCATTCAGAGTTTCGTGACGATGCGTCCG ACAGCTCCTCCGACGATGATATGGGCCCTCAACTACCCTCGCAAgcccccaagaagaagcggcGAGTCCTGCCCCACGAAAAGCTTTACGTCGCGGCTTTGCCAAAGTCGCCCCGTTACTCAAAGTCCCTGATGCACAAGGAACAGATCCTCTTTGCGACGTGGACTCCCCTGACTGAATTCCTCATCACCTCCTCGATTGATGGTGTCGTCAAGTTCTGGAAGAAGATTGCTCAAGGCATTGAGTTTGtcaaggagttcaaggcCCACAATGGCGAGATTAAGTCGGTTTCCGTGAGCAAGGATGGACGAAGCTTCGCGACTGCCGGTGTGGACGAAACAGTCAAGATATTCGACGTTATCACATTTGACCTATTGTCCATGATCTCTCTTAACTACGCTCCCAACTGCGTATGCTGGGTTCATAGCAAGGGCGCCTCGCTGCCGCTCCTGGCTGTATCCGAGGAAACGAAGCCCCTGATTCATATCTACGACGGACGAggcgagaaggaggaggctaTCCACACTATCAAGGGCTTACATAGGAAGCCTGTGCATCTGATGGCGTTCAACGAGGCATATGACTGTGTGGTGTCCGCTGATGAGGGTGGTATGCTCGAATATTGGCGACCGAGCGGCGACTACGAAAAGCCAGATGGAGTTTTTGAGTACAAGAGTTCAACCAACCTTTTCGACTTCAAAAAGGCCAAGTCGGTGCCGTCATGTCTTTCTGTCTCTCCCAATGGCAAGAGCTTGGTAGCCTTTTCTTTACCGGATAGGAAAATACGCATCTTTGACTTTGCAGCAGCCAAATTACATCGCGAGTATGACGAATCTTTGCAGGTTGCTGAAGAGATGCACCGTTCAGGGGCGGGAGCTGCTAAACTTGACAATGTCGAGTTTGGACGTAGGGCAGCTCACGAGAGAGACATCGAATCGCAGACGCTCAAGTACAAGTCCAATGTTATCTTCGACGAGTCAGGGAACTTTATTATCTACGGCTCCATGCTGGGGATCAAGGTCCTTAACACATATACCAATCAAGTGGTCAAGGTGTatggcaaggatgagaacTTCCGCGCTGTAAATATCGCCATATACCAAGGAGCGCCCCAGAAGAAGGGAGTGACGACAGTCGAGATGGGTGCTTCCAGCAATCCCCTTTTACAGGAAGCGGAGACTCGAGATCCGATTCTGGTTGCTACTGGTGTTGGTAAGGTGCGGTTTTACATGTTTTCAAACGAGGAAGATATCTCCAAGTCGACACGAGACGTACAGAACGAGAAACCGATGATGCTGGGCAACAAGAAGGACGCACAAACGAAGAAGACCGAGACGGGTACCGGAGCCGTTATTCACACTACGTATGGAGACATTCACATCCGCCTTTTCCCTGACGCAGCACCAAAGACCGTTGAGAACTTTGTCACACATTCTAAGAACGGCTACTACAACAACACAATCTTCCACCGTGTAATCCGCAAGTTCATGATCCAGGGTGGAGACCCTCTCGGCGATGGTACTGGCGGTGAGAGTATTTGGGGGCGTGAGTTTGAAGACGAGTTCAGCAGTCTCAAGCACGATAAGCCATATACGGTCAGCATGGCCAACGCAGGGCCTAACACGAACGCCAGTCAGTTCTTTATCACAACAGAGAAGACG CCATGGCTAGACGGAAAGCACACCATTTTTGGTCGTGCTACCCAGGGATTTGACATCATCCACAAAATTGAGAATGTGCGGACGCACAAGGAGAAGCCTGAGGAGGATATCAAGGTGCTCAACATTGATATCATATAG
- a CDS encoding phospho-2-dehydro-3-deoxyheptonate aldolase, phenylalanine-inhibited has translation MSSFFIPNKNVGNQADSEDWRIRGYNPLTPPDLLQHEISQTPESKKTVLQGRNETVAIVNGTDEKNRLLVVIGPCSIHDPAAALAYCDLLLKEKEKHKDELLIVMRSYLEKPRTTVGWKGLINDPDIDGSFQINKGLRISRQLFVDLTAKGMPIASEMLDTISPQFLADLLSVGAIGARTTESQLHRELASGLSFPVGFKNGTDGSLNVAIDAIGAAQHPHHFLSVTKPGVVAIVGTEGNNDCFVILRGGSKGTNFDAESIAAAKEALKKKGVRQRVMVDCSHGNSSKDHKNQPKVAADIAGQISKGEEGIMGVMIESNINEGNQKVPPEGKSGLKYGVSITDACISWEDTVSTLDTLAQAVKARRELSNGA, from the exons ATGTCTTCT TTCTTCATTCCCAACAAGAATGTTGGCAATCAAGCCGACTCGGAAGATTGGAGAA TTCGCGGTTACAACCCTCTGACTCCCCCCGATCTCCTTCAACACGAAATCTCCCAAACCCCCGAGTCCAAGAAGACCGTTCTACAAGGTCGTAATGAGACTGTGGCCATTGTTAATGGCACTGACGAGAAGAATCGATTGCTTGTCGTCATTGGTCCTTGTTCCATCCACGACCCTGCTGCCGCCCTGGCCTACTGCGACCTCctcttgaaggagaaggagaagcacAAGGACGAGCTTCTCATCGTCATGCGATCTTACTTAGAGAAGCCCCGCACAACTGTTGGCTGGAAGGGTCTGATCAACGACCCTGATATTGATGGTAGCTTCCAGATCAACAAGGGTCTGCGAATCTCTCGCCAACTCTTTGTCGACCTTACTGCCAAGGGTATGCCCATTGCCAGTGAAATGCTGGACACTATCTCTCCCCAGTTCCTCGCCGATCTGCTCTCAGTGGGTGCCATTGGCGCCCGTACAACCGAGAGCCAGCTTCACCGTGAGCTTGCCAGTGGTCTGAGTTTCCCTGTGGGCTTCAAGAACGGAACTGATGGTTCTTTGAACGTCGCCATTGATGCCATTGGTGCAGCCCAGCACCCCCACCACTTCCTCTCCGTTACCAAGCCTGGCGTTGTCGCCATTGTTGGTACCGAGGGCAACAATGATTGCTTCGTCATCCTTCGCGGTGGCTCTAAGGGTACCAACTTCGATGCTGAGAGCATTGCCGCTGCTAAGGAGGcactcaagaagaagggcgtGCGACAGCGAGTTATGGTCGACTGCAGTCACGGTAACTCTTCTAAAGACCACAAGAACCAGCCCAAGGTTGCTGCCGATATTGCCGGCCAGATCTCCAAGGGAGAGGAGGGTATCATGGGAGTCATGATTGAGAGTAACATCAATGAGG GTAACCAAAAGGTTCCCCCTGAGGGCAAGTCGGGACTCAAGTATGGTGTAAGCATCACCGATGCTTGTATCAGCTGGGAAGACACTGTCTCGACACTCGACACTCTTGCGCAGGCCGTGAAGGCCCGCCGAGAACTCTCAAACGGAGCCTAA
- a CDS encoding peptidylprolyl isomerase, with protein sequence MMLTNRLDSSSDDDMGPQLPSQAPKKKRRVLPHEKLYVAALPKSPRYSKSLMHKEQILFATWTPLTEFLITSSIDGVVKFWKKIAQGIEFVKEFKAHNGEIKSVSVSKDGRSFATAGVDETVKIFDVITFDLLSMISLNYAPNCVCWVHSKGASLPLLAVSEETKPLIHIYDGRGEKEEAIHTIKGLHRKPVHLMAFNEAYDCVVSADEGGMLEYWRPSGDYEKPDGVFEYKSSTNLFDFKKAKSVPSCLSVSPNGKSLVAFSLPDRKIRIFDFAAAKLHREYDESLQVAEEMHRSGAGAAKLDNVEFGRRAAHERDIESQTLKYKSNVIFDESGNFIIYGSMLGIKVLNTYTNQVVKVYGKDENFRAVNIAIYQGAPQKKGVTTVEMGASSNPLLQEAETRDPILVATGVGKVRFYMFSNEEDISKSTRDVQNEKPMMLGNKKDAQTKKTETGTGAVIHTTYGDIHIRLFPDAAPKTVENFVTHSKNGYYNNTIFHRVIRKFMIQGGDPLGDGTGGESIWGREFEDEFSSLKHDKPYTVSMANAGPNTNASQFFITTEKTPWLDGKHTIFGRATQGFDIIHKIENVRTHKEKPEEDIKVLNIDII encoded by the exons ATGATGCTAACAAATCGTCTAGACAGCTCCTCCGACGATGATATGGGCCCTCAACTACCCTCGCAAgcccccaagaagaagcggcGAGTCCTGCCCCACGAAAAGCTTTACGTCGCGGCTTTGCCAAAGTCGCCCCGTTACTCAAAGTCCCTGATGCACAAGGAACAGATCCTCTTTGCGACGTGGACTCCCCTGACTGAATTCCTCATCACCTCCTCGATTGATGGTGTCGTCAAGTTCTGGAAGAAGATTGCTCAAGGCATTGAGTTTGtcaaggagttcaaggcCCACAATGGCGAGATTAAGTCGGTTTCCGTGAGCAAGGATGGACGAAGCTTCGCGACTGCCGGTGTGGACGAAACAGTCAAGATATTCGACGTTATCACATTTGACCTATTGTCCATGATCTCTCTTAACTACGCTCCCAACTGCGTATGCTGGGTTCATAGCAAGGGCGCCTCGCTGCCGCTCCTGGCTGTATCCGAGGAAACGAAGCCCCTGATTCATATCTACGACGGACGAggcgagaaggaggaggctaTCCACACTATCAAGGGCTTACATAGGAAGCCTGTGCATCTGATGGCGTTCAACGAGGCATATGACTGTGTGGTGTCCGCTGATGAGGGTGGTATGCTCGAATATTGGCGACCGAGCGGCGACTACGAAAAGCCAGATGGAGTTTTTGAGTACAAGAGTTCAACCAACCTTTTCGACTTCAAAAAGGCCAAGTCGGTGCCGTCATGTCTTTCTGTCTCTCCCAATGGCAAGAGCTTGGTAGCCTTTTCTTTACCGGATAGGAAAATACGCATCTTTGACTTTGCAGCAGCCAAATTACATCGCGAGTATGACGAATCTTTGCAGGTTGCTGAAGAGATGCACCGTTCAGGGGCGGGAGCTGCTAAACTTGACAATGTCGAGTTTGGACGTAGGGCAGCTCACGAGAGAGACATCGAATCGCAGACGCTCAAGTACAAGTCCAATGTTATCTTCGACGAGTCAGGGAACTTTATTATCTACGGCTCCATGCTGGGGATCAAGGTCCTTAACACATATACCAATCAAGTGGTCAAGGTGTatggcaaggatgagaacTTCCGCGCTGTAAATATCGCCATATACCAAGGAGCGCCCCAGAAGAAGGGAGTGACGACAGTCGAGATGGGTGCTTCCAGCAATCCCCTTTTACAGGAAGCGGAGACTCGAGATCCGATTCTGGTTGCTACTGGTGTTGGTAAGGTGCGGTTTTACATGTTTTCAAACGAGGAAGATATCTCCAAGTCGACACGAGACGTACAGAACGAGAAACCGATGATGCTGGGCAACAAGAAGGACGCACAAACGAAGAAGACCGAGACGGGTACCGGAGCCGTTATTCACACTACGTATGGAGACATTCACATCCGCCTTTTCCCTGACGCAGCACCAAAGACCGTTGAGAACTTTGTCACACATTCTAAGAACGGCTACTACAACAACACAATCTTCCACCGTGTAATCCGCAAGTTCATGATCCAGGGTGGAGACCCTCTCGGCGATGGTACTGGCGGTGAGAGTATTTGGGGGCGTGAGTTTGAAGACGAGTTCAGCAGTCTCAAGCACGATAAGCCATATACGGTCAGCATGGCCAACGCAGGGCCTAACACGAACGCCAGTCAGTTCTTTATCACAACAGAGAAGACG CCATGGCTAGACGGAAAGCACACCATTTTTGGTCGTGCTACCCAGGGATTTGACATCATCCACAAAATTGAGAATGTGCGGACGCACAAGGAGAAGCCTGAGGAGGATATCAAGGTGCTCAACATTGATATCATATAG
- a CDS encoding phospho-2-dehydro-3-deoxyheptonate aldolase, phenylalanine-inhibited gives MRSYLEKPRTTVGWKGLINDPDIDGSFQINKGLRISRQLFVDLTAKGMPIASEMLDTISPQFLADLLSVGAIGARTTESQLHRELASGLSFPVGFKNGTDGSLNVAIDAIGAAQHPHHFLSVTKPGVVAIVGTEGNNDCFVILRGGSKGTNFDAESIAAAKEALKKKGVRQRVMVDCSHGNSSKDHKNQPKVAADIAGQISKGEEGIMGVMIESNINEGNQKVPPEGKSGLKYGVSITDACISWEDTVSTLDTLAQAVKARRELSNGA, from the exons ATGCGATCTTACTTAGAGAAGCCCCGCACAACTGTTGGCTGGAAGGGTCTGATCAACGACCCTGATATTGATGGTAGCTTCCAGATCAACAAGGGTCTGCGAATCTCTCGCCAACTCTTTGTCGACCTTACTGCCAAGGGTATGCCCATTGCCAGTGAAATGCTGGACACTATCTCTCCCCAGTTCCTCGCCGATCTGCTCTCAGTGGGTGCCATTGGCGCCCGTACAACCGAGAGCCAGCTTCACCGTGAGCTTGCCAGTGGTCTGAGTTTCCCTGTGGGCTTCAAGAACGGAACTGATGGTTCTTTGAACGTCGCCATTGATGCCATTGGTGCAGCCCAGCACCCCCACCACTTCCTCTCCGTTACCAAGCCTGGCGTTGTCGCCATTGTTGGTACCGAGGGCAACAATGATTGCTTCGTCATCCTTCGCGGTGGCTCTAAGGGTACCAACTTCGATGCTGAGAGCATTGCCGCTGCTAAGGAGGcactcaagaagaagggcgtGCGACAGCGAGTTATGGTCGACTGCAGTCACGGTAACTCTTCTAAAGACCACAAGAACCAGCCCAAGGTTGCTGCCGATATTGCCGGCCAGATCTCCAAGGGAGAGGAGGGTATCATGGGAGTCATGATTGAGAGTAACATCAATGAGG GTAACCAAAAGGTTCCCCCTGAGGGCAAGTCGGGACTCAAGTATGGTGTAAGCATCACCGATGCTTGTATCAGCTGGGAAGACACTGTCTCGACACTCGACACTCTTGCGCAGGCCGTGAAGGCCCGCCGAGAACTCTCAAACGGAGCCTAA
- a CDS encoding cytosolic Fe-S cluster assembly factor NAR1 gives MSAILSADDLNDFISPGVACIKPVETLPAAPPPQPQSLETEVILDGQQPATNSNAPAQISLTDCLACSGCVTSAEAVLVSLQSHAEVLTTLDSAPALKLVTDDSGKFRVEGLEEENAKLFVVSVSPQTRANLAAACGGGVSEGDAGHMLDNLFRGPSGIASGGKYHNEFTWVVDTNTAREATLVLGADEVLGTSQTETATPAKPILASSCPGWVCYAEKTHPHVLPHISKVKSPQALMGTLLKTTLSRTLGIAPGRIWHLAVMPCFDKKLEASREELTEEVWAEGETRGRGVRDVDCVITSKEILMLAESRGLSFFNIPKTPLQSKSLTPFPDPKLHEFLFPRIRTGNAPREAGTSGGLLYHILKSRAAQTPGAEIVHTRGRNVDVAEYSILVNGEPVFRAARYYGFRNIQNLVRRLKPARPSRMPGGKPFGSARKPAGKAASLEYSYVEVMACPGGCTNGGGQIKVDDPVVMERKNYSGNPGPQEQKLWLSEVDEAYFSGDEAGTEVSVVGTAETIGGISHSYINDTLAHWAEVTGIGLDRLAFTTYREVISNVGKDTTTDETVVQLAGKIGGGW, from the coding sequence ATGAGTGCCATTCTCTCTGCCGACGACCTCAACGACTTCATCTCTCCTGGCGTCGCTTGCATCAAACCCGTCGAGACTCTCCCCGCTGCCCCGCCCCCGCAACCACAATCTCTCGAGACCGAAGTTATACTTGACGGCCAACAGCCCGCTACGAATTCGAATGCGCCCGCTCAGATCTCCCTCACAGACTGTCTAGCCTGCTCTGGATGTGTTACATCTGCCGAGGCTGTCTTAGTGAGCCTCCAGAGTCATGCCGAAGTCCTCACAACCCTTGATTCGGCCCCAGCCTTGAAGTTGGTGACAGACGATAGTGGCAAGTTCAGAGTGGAAGGTCTAGAGGAGGAGAACGCAAAGCTCTTTGTTGTCAGCGTGAGCCCTCAAACAAGGGCCAACTTAGCGGCAGCATGTGGCGGAGGCGTGTCAGAGGGCGATGCAGGGCACATGCTGGACAACCTCTTCCGTGGTCCCTCGGGAATCGCTAGTGGCGGCAAATATCATAACGAGTTCACATGGGTGGTTGACACCAATACTGCAAGAGAGGCAACCCTCGTTCTTGGAGCAGATGAAGTTCTCGGCACCTCTCAGACCGAAACCGCAACCCCAGCCAAACCCATATTAGCCTCGTCCTGCCCCGGTTGGGTGTGCTATGCGGAAAAGACACATCCCCACGTTCTACCCCATATTTCAAAGGTGAAGTCGCCACAGGCCTTAATGGGCACATTACTAAAGACGACACTGAGCCGAACGCTGGGTATTGCACCTGGCCGTATCTGGCATCTGGCTGTTATGCCTTGCTTTGACAAGAAACTGGAGGCAAGTAGAGAGGAGTTGACCGAGGAGGTTTGGGCTGAAGGGGAGACCCGGGGACGAGGAGTTCGCGACGTTGACTGTGTCATCACAAGCAAGGAGATTCTCATGCTCGCCGAGTCAAGAGgtctcagcttcttcaataTCCCCAAGACACCGCTGCAAAGCAAAAGTCTAACCCCATTCCCTGATCCAAAGCTCCACGAGTTTCTTTTCCCTCGTATACGGACCGGAAATGCACCTCGCGAAGCCGGCACTTCAGGGGGTCTTCTATATCATATACTCAAGAGCCGGGCGGCGCAGACCCCTGGCGCAGAGATTGTGCATACACGTGGCCGCAACGTTGATGTTGCTGAGTACTCAATATTGGTGAATGGCGAGCCAGTCTTCCGTGCTGCCCGATATTATGGCTTCAGAAATATTCAAAATCTCGTTCGAAGACTAAAACCGGCCAGGCCGTCTCGAATGCCTGGTGGCAAGCCTTTTGGAAGTGCTCGAAAGCCTGCAGGCAAGGCAGCCTCTCTCGAGTATAGTTATGTTGAAGTCATGGCATGCCCTGGCGGCTGTACAAATGGCGGCGGCCAAATAAAAGTTGATGACCCTGTTGTCATGGAAAGAAAGAATTACTCCGGAAATCCAGGCCCTCAAGAGCAAAAGCTGTGGTTGTCAGAGGTCGACGAGGCATATTTCTCCGGAGACGAAGCGGGGACTGAAGTTTCCGTTGTTGGGACTGCCGAGACTATTGGTGGCATTTCCCACTCATATATAAATGATACCCTGGCGCATTGGGCGGAAGTTACAGGTATTGGCTTAGATAGACTGGCGTTTACGACGTATCGTGAGGTTATTAGCAATGTTGGAAAGGATACAACGACAGATGAGACGGTGGTGCAGCTGGCCGGAAAGATTGGGGGTGGATGGTAG